From Streptomyces sp. NBC_00683, one genomic window encodes:
- a CDS encoding UDP-N-acetylmuramate dehydrogenase, whose protein sequence is MGPCTYGPWPRPSGGTADRTLVPVQELHDAPLAPLTTFRLGGPASRLLTATTDAEVIAAVREADGSGTPLLVIGGGSNLVIGDKGFDGTALRIATKGFELSGTTLELAAGEVWTDAVARTVEAGLAGIECLAGIPGSAGATPIQNVGAYGQEVSSVITEVVAYDRSTGETVTVPNADCAFSYRHSRFKAEPDRFVVLRVRFELEEAGGRSAPLRYPETARAMGVEQGDRVPAAAARETVLKLRAGKGMVLDPEDHDTWSAGSFFTNPILDEAEHAAFVARAKERLGADVTPPAFPAGEGRVKTSAAWLIDKAGFTKGYGTGPARISTKHTLALTNRGGATTEDLLALAREVVAGVHEAFGVTLVNEPVTVGVSL, encoded by the coding sequence CTGGGGCCCTGCACGTACGGTCCGTGGCCCCGCCCGAGCGGTGGGACCGCGGACCGTACTCTTGTCCCCGTGCAGGAACTCCACGATGCCCCCCTCGCCCCCCTGACCACCTTCCGGCTCGGCGGCCCCGCCAGCCGCCTTCTGACGGCCACCACCGACGCCGAGGTGATCGCCGCCGTGCGCGAGGCCGACGGGAGCGGCACCCCGCTCCTGGTCATCGGAGGCGGCTCCAACCTGGTCATCGGCGACAAGGGCTTCGACGGGACCGCCCTGCGCATCGCGACCAAGGGCTTCGAGCTCTCGGGTACGACGCTGGAACTGGCGGCCGGCGAGGTCTGGACCGACGCCGTGGCCCGCACGGTCGAGGCCGGCCTGGCAGGCATCGAGTGCCTCGCCGGGATCCCCGGATCCGCCGGGGCGACGCCGATCCAGAACGTCGGCGCGTACGGGCAGGAGGTGTCCTCGGTCATCACCGAGGTCGTCGCCTACGACCGGTCCACCGGGGAGACGGTCACCGTCCCGAACGCCGACTGCGCCTTCTCGTACCGGCACAGCCGCTTCAAGGCCGAGCCCGACCGCTTCGTCGTGCTCCGTGTCCGATTCGAGCTGGAAGAGGCGGGGGGCCGTTCCGCACCGCTGCGCTACCCGGAGACGGCACGTGCCATGGGCGTCGAGCAGGGGGATCGCGTTCCCGCCGCGGCCGCCCGCGAAACGGTCCTGAAGCTGAGGGCGGGCAAGGGCATGGTCCTCGACCCGGAGGACCACGACACCTGGTCGGCAGGGTCCTTCTTCACCAACCCGATCCTCGACGAGGCGGAGCACGCCGCCTTCGTCGCCCGCGCCAAGGAGCGCCTGGGCGCGGACGTCACGCCTCCGGCCTTTCCCGCGGGCGAGGGCCGCGTGAAGACCTCCGCGGCCTGGCTCATCGACAAGGCCGGCTTCACCAAGGGCTACGGCACGGGCCCGGCCCGTATCTCCACCAAGCACACGCTCGCCCTGACCAACCGCGGCGGCGCGACGACCGAGGACCTGCTGGCCCTGGCCCGCGAGGTCGTCGCCGGGGTCCACGAGGCCTTCGGAGTCACACTCGTCAACGAGCCGGTGACGGTCGGCGTCAGCCTGTAG
- a CDS encoding MaoC family dehydratase, which yields MTARIAYEAVEVGTELPAQSFPVTRAMLVQYAGASGDFNPIHWNEKFAREVGLPDVIAHGMFTMAEAVRVVTDWTGDPGAVVEYGVRFTKPVVVPNDETGASVEVSGKVGAKLDDNLVRVDLTAMSDGKKVLGMSRAVVRLA from the coding sequence ATGACGGCGAGGATTGCGTACGAGGCGGTCGAGGTCGGTACGGAGCTGCCGGCGCAGTCGTTTCCGGTGACCCGGGCGATGCTCGTGCAGTACGCGGGCGCTTCGGGTGACTTCAACCCGATCCACTGGAACGAGAAGTTCGCGCGCGAGGTCGGGCTCCCGGATGTGATCGCGCACGGCATGTTCACGATGGCCGAGGCGGTCCGGGTGGTCACGGACTGGACGGGTGACCCGGGCGCGGTCGTCGAGTACGGGGTGCGGTTCACCAAGCCGGTCGTCGTACCGAACGACGAAACGGGTGCGTCCGTCGAGGTCAGCGGCAAGGTCGGCGCGAAGCTGGACGACAACCTGGTGCGGGTCGACCTCACGGCGATGAGCGACGGCAAGAAGGTGCTGGGCATGTCCCGCGCCGTGGTCCGGCTGGCCTGA
- a CDS encoding MaoC family dehydratase N-terminal domain-containing protein, producing the protein MALDQSFVGRTYPPTPAYEVGREKIREFAEAVGDTNPAYVDPEAAKALGHSDVIAPPTFVFSITFKAAGQVVQDPQLGLDYSRVVHGDQKFAYVRPVRAGDRLTVTSTIEAVKSMAGNDIVDIRGEVHDESGEHVVTAWTKLVARAAEEA; encoded by the coding sequence ATGGCGCTCGACCAGTCCTTCGTGGGGCGGACCTATCCGCCCACCCCGGCGTACGAGGTCGGCCGGGAGAAGATCCGGGAGTTCGCAGAGGCGGTGGGTGACACCAATCCTGCGTACGTGGATCCCGAGGCCGCAAAGGCCCTCGGTCATTCGGATGTGATCGCTCCGCCCACGTTCGTCTTTTCGATCACCTTCAAGGCCGCCGGCCAGGTGGTCCAGGATCCGCAGCTCGGCCTGGACTACAGCCGTGTGGTGCACGGCGACCAGAAGTTCGCGTACGTGCGTCCGGTGCGGGCGGGAGACCGGCTGACGGTCACCTCGACGATCGAGGCGGTCAAGTCGATGGCGGGCAACGACATCGTGGACATCCGCGGCGAGGTGCACGACGAGAGCGGTGAGCACGTCGTGACCGCGTGGACGAAGCTGGTGGCGCGTGCCGCCGAGGAGGCGTGA
- the rpmG gene encoding 50S ribosomal protein L33 has protein sequence MAATDVRPKITLACVECKERNYITKKNRRNNPDRLEMKKHCPRCNSHTAHRETR, from the coding sequence GTGGCTGCCACCGACGTCCGCCCGAAGATCACGCTGGCCTGCGTGGAGTGCAAGGAGCGGAACTACATCACCAAGAAGAACCGGCGTAACAACCCGGACCGTCTTGAGATGAAGAAGCACTGCCCGCGCTGCAACTCGCACACTGCGCACCGCGAAACGCGCTGA
- a CDS encoding hydrolase, translating to MAHSEPHRPDNNAAGPGATPGAAALLLSGARLTDGRTVDVRIRGHHIEAVAAAGTLTAHGTRLDLRGYLLLPAPAEPHAHSDTALTADSPGPAPHSVEDIRRRTTEAALIQLSQGATALRSHVRIGDGQGLAALEAVLQARRSLRGLTEIVAVAVPGVLTGTAGAGNLAMLRDAMDMGAGVIGGRPGLDPDPDGYTETVLDIAAENDRPVDLHTDGDDPGRLARLAAMAQGLRPGVSIGPCAALSRLPAEAAARTADRLASTGVAVVCLPQGTCSGAAHRGTPPVPLLRSAGVRVAAGSGALRDTANPVGRGDPLEAAYLLASQNGLSAEHAYDAVSTAARAAMGLPGVRIEAGFPAELLAVRGEGLSGVLSLAYSRIVVHRGRVVARTSAVREYCDSETTTLGLPRQGRTDSGPGGGP from the coding sequence ATGGCCCACAGCGAGCCGCACCGGCCGGACAACAACGCGGCGGGCCCCGGAGCCACCCCCGGCGCAGCCGCACTCCTCCTCAGCGGCGCCCGGCTCACCGACGGGCGCACCGTCGACGTACGGATCCGTGGCCACCACATCGAGGCCGTGGCCGCGGCAGGCACCCTGACCGCCCACGGAACGCGCCTGGACCTGCGCGGCTACCTCCTGCTCCCCGCGCCCGCCGAACCCCACGCACACAGCGACACGGCGCTCACCGCAGACAGTCCCGGCCCCGCGCCGCACTCCGTCGAGGACATCCGGCGCCGCACCACCGAAGCCGCCCTGATCCAGCTCAGTCAGGGCGCCACCGCCCTGCGCAGCCACGTACGCATCGGGGACGGGCAAGGCCTCGCGGCCCTCGAAGCCGTCCTCCAGGCCCGCCGTTCCCTGCGGGGGCTCACCGAGATCGTCGCCGTCGCCGTACCCGGGGTCCTCACGGGCACCGCGGGCGCCGGCAACCTCGCCATGCTCCGCGACGCCATGGACATGGGTGCGGGTGTCATCGGCGGCCGCCCCGGCCTGGACCCCGACCCGGACGGCTACACCGAAACGGTCCTGGACATCGCCGCCGAGAACGACCGCCCCGTCGACCTCCACACCGACGGTGACGACCCCGGCCGGCTGGCCCGCCTCGCCGCCATGGCCCAGGGGCTGCGCCCGGGCGTCTCCATCGGCCCCTGCGCGGCCCTCTCCCGGCTCCCCGCCGAAGCCGCGGCCCGCACCGCCGACCGGCTCGCCTCCACCGGCGTGGCGGTGGTCTGCCTCCCCCAGGGCACCTGCTCGGGCGCCGCCCACCGCGGAACCCCGCCCGTCCCCCTGCTGCGCTCCGCAGGGGTACGTGTCGCCGCAGGCAGCGGGGCCCTACGGGACACCGCGAACCCGGTCGGCCGCGGTGACCCCCTGGAAGCCGCCTACCTCCTCGCCTCGCAGAACGGCCTGAGCGCCGAGCACGCGTACGACGCCGTCTCCACCGCCGCCAGGGCCGCCATGGGCCTGCCGGGCGTACGGATCGAAGCCGGTTTCCCGGCCGAGCTGCTCGCCGTACGCGGAGAAGGGCTCTCCGGGGTGCTCTCCCTCGCGTACAGCCGGATCGTGGTGCACCGAGGACGTGTCGTCGCGCGGACGAGTGCGGTACGCGAGTACTGCGACTCCGAGACCACCACCCTGGGCCTCCCCCGCCAGGGGCGCACCGATTCCGGCCCCGGCGGCGGACCTTGA
- a CDS encoding SDR family oxidoreductase — MRIVIAGGHGQIALRLERLLAARGDEAVGIIRNPKQIDDLRAAGAEPVVLDLESASVEETAEVLRGADAVVFAAGAGPNSGSERKDTVDRGAAVLFADAAEQAGVRRYVVVSSMGADPDHPGNEVFDVYLRAKGAADADVRSRAALDWTILRPGMLTNDAGTGQVLLAASTGRGPVPRDDVAAVLLELLDTPAAAGLTLELISGSVPLTVAVKDIAGN, encoded by the coding sequence ATGCGCATTGTCATTGCAGGCGGACACGGTCAGATCGCGCTGCGGCTGGAGCGGTTGCTCGCTGCACGCGGAGACGAAGCTGTGGGCATCATCCGCAACCCGAAACAGATCGATGACCTCCGGGCCGCAGGGGCCGAACCCGTGGTCCTCGACCTCGAATCGGCCTCCGTCGAAGAGACCGCTGAGGTCCTGCGCGGGGCGGACGCGGTGGTCTTCGCCGCCGGTGCCGGCCCGAACAGCGGCAGCGAACGCAAGGACACGGTGGACCGCGGTGCGGCGGTGCTCTTCGCGGACGCGGCGGAACAGGCAGGGGTACGCCGCTACGTCGTCGTCTCGTCCATGGGCGCCGACCCCGACCACCCGGGCAACGAGGTGTTCGACGTCTACCTGCGCGCCAAGGGCGCCGCGGACGCCGACGTACGCTCCAGGGCGGCACTCGACTGGACGATCCTGCGCCCCGGGATGCTGACGAACGACGCGGGCACCGGCCAGGTGCTGCTCGCCGCCTCGACGGGCCGCGGCCCGGTCCCGCGTGACGATGTGGCAGCGGTTCTGCTGGAGCTGCTGGACACGCCTGCGGCTGCGGGCCTGACCCTGGAACTGATCTCCGGGAGCGTGCCGTTGACGGTCGCGGTGAAGGACATCGCCGGGAACTGA
- a CDS encoding histone deacetylase: MVGAHRIQPVLVEETAPQRVWYASYGSNMHLERLACYLKGGRPPGAGRAYPGCRDQRLPGRSVPVELAGALYFATESPVWGGGRAFYDPEGAGLLHARAHLVSASQFADIAAQEMYREPGEDLDLSEVLTSGVARIGGGRYETLICAGLLDGLPVLTFTAPWSADDVAPVPPSRDYVRFIASGLLAAGAWDAATVAAYLASARGAAGRWSEHAIRELID, from the coding sequence GTGGTGGGTGCGCATCGGATTCAGCCGGTGCTCGTGGAGGAGACCGCGCCGCAGCGCGTCTGGTACGCCTCCTACGGCTCCAACATGCATCTGGAGCGGCTCGCCTGCTACCTCAAGGGCGGCAGGCCGCCGGGGGCCGGCAGGGCGTATCCGGGGTGCCGGGACCAGCGGCTGCCCGGTCGGTCCGTTCCTGTGGAGCTGGCGGGAGCCCTCTACTTCGCCACCGAGTCGCCGGTCTGGGGCGGCGGGCGGGCCTTCTACGACCCGGAAGGCGCAGGGCTGCTCCATGCCCGCGCCCACCTCGTCTCGGCGTCGCAGTTCGCGGACATCGCCGCCCAGGAGATGTACAGGGAGCCCGGGGAGGACCTGGACCTCAGCGAGGTGCTCACCTCGGGCGTGGCCAGGATCGGGGGCGGTCGGTACGAGACGTTGATCTGCGCGGGCCTGTTGGACGGGCTCCCTGTGCTCACCTTCACGGCCCCGTGGAGTGCCGACGACGTGGCCCCGGTGCCGCCGTCCCGCGACTATGTGCGCTTCATCGCCTCGGGCTTGCTGGCAGCCGGGGCCTGGGATGCGGCAACGGTGGCTGCCTACCTGGCCTCTGCGCGAGGGGCGGCAGGCCGTTGGTCCGAACACGCGATCCGGGAGCTGATCGATTGA
- a CDS encoding MBL fold metallo-hydrolase: MPTALIVEGLRQPRRIENSLLSFVITHPEATFIVDPSVCLDVESRAIAELPAFLRGAVRPPADTVATVTALRERSHSGLDFALPTHAHWDHVCGLLDLPDLPVHLHRREHDWVMQGSIAPVGGVRESLRGRGIVQYELDGPPVLTFAAGHDLFGDGSVVLVDLAGHTPGSVGVLAHTATGWVLLAGDAAWHNDQIDLIRQKAGYPGGLADEDRHETFRTLHRLHAVKDRVTIIPTHDHRAAQQLPT; encoded by the coding sequence GTGCCCACCGCACTGATCGTGGAGGGGCTGCGGCAGCCACGGCGAATCGAGAACTCGCTGCTGTCGTTCGTGATCACCCACCCGGAAGCGACGTTCATCGTGGATCCGAGTGTCTGCCTGGATGTCGAAAGCCGGGCCATTGCCGAATTGCCGGCGTTCCTGCGGGGCGCGGTGCGTCCCCCGGCCGACACTGTCGCCACCGTCACCGCGCTGCGTGAGCGGTCGCATTCCGGCCTGGATTTCGCGCTGCCGACGCACGCGCATTGGGACCACGTATGCGGACTCCTCGATCTTCCCGATCTGCCGGTACACCTGCACCGCCGCGAACACGACTGGGTCATGCAGGGCTCGATCGCACCCGTGGGTGGCGTCCGCGAGTCCCTGCGCGGCCGGGGCATTGTCCAGTACGAACTGGACGGCCCGCCGGTCCTCACGTTCGCCGCCGGCCACGACCTCTTCGGCGACGGTTCCGTCGTGCTCGTCGACCTCGCAGGACACACCCCTGGCAGCGTCGGAGTTCTTGCGCACACGGCAACGGGCTGGGTGCTGCTCGCCGGCGACGCTGCCTGGCACAACGACCAGATCGACCTCATCCGGCAAAAGGCCGGCTACCCCGGTGGGCTCGCCGACGAAGACCGGCACGAGACCTTCCGGACGTTGCATCGCCTGCACGCGGTCAAGGACCGAGTCACGATCATCCCGACGCACGACCACCGCGCGGCCCAGCAGTTGCCGACTTGA
- a CDS encoding MerR family transcriptional regulator, translating to MSAVELKIGDAAALLGVATHVLRHWEDIGLLTPRRLPSGHRLYDDQTIGQARLIQISQRAGLSLAEIGELVAGERVDRIGLINAKRNRIAEHIANLELADRFLAHLVRCVHPVISDCPECSALVERGARLAITQ from the coding sequence ATGTCCGCAGTGGAGTTGAAGATCGGCGATGCCGCGGCCCTGCTCGGGGTGGCCACCCATGTCCTCCGACACTGGGAGGACATCGGACTGCTCACCCCGCGCCGGCTGCCCTCCGGGCATCGCCTCTACGACGACCAGACCATCGGCCAGGCCCGCCTCATCCAAATCAGCCAGCGGGCCGGGCTGTCACTCGCCGAGATCGGTGAACTTGTTGCGGGGGAACGGGTCGACCGCATCGGCCTGATCAACGCGAAGCGCAACCGGATCGCCGAACACATCGCGAACCTCGAACTGGCTGACCGGTTCCTGGCCCACCTGGTGCGCTGCGTACACCCGGTCATCTCCGACTGTCCGGAGTGTTCCGCCCTGGTGGAGCGGGGCGCGCGGTTGGCGATCACCCAGTGA
- a CDS encoding LPO_1073/Vpar_1526 family protein: MQAGRDITIGLGYKDVKAISHDTAMEVFTRNFQSLSREAYSVAQLRADEFTLNLVESLQQRAPDALEHFQDPGTQSALFSAQSGYAKTGDAALGEVLIELLISRTSCHQRDTSQLASSFAIGIAEHLSSHHFAILTCNFALKQLAYSDIHSIDSLAKKIEETVGPFFQDLRDGAPLDLDYLAGLGCTIATAGSLSPAKYAGMNYPGLFTRGFSDKELMHAERLIGTQLVHPFGPEPDRYKINAITTKELLKLIDTLFLHDITDLALSALRNTVLLEHEIERMLTNSRPNLTPIFRRLGELEMNGHINTAIGTAIAHANMCRIIPEFDVSLAALIPKGSVT, translated from the coding sequence ATGCAAGCCGGCAGGGACATCACGATAGGATTAGGATATAAGGACGTAAAAGCAATTTCCCACGATACGGCAATGGAAGTTTTCACAAGGAACTTCCAATCGCTCAGCAGAGAGGCCTATTCCGTAGCCCAACTGCGAGCTGACGAATTCACTCTCAACCTAGTTGAATCTCTTCAGCAGCGGGCCCCAGATGCACTGGAACATTTCCAGGACCCTGGTACCCAGTCGGCACTATTCTCCGCGCAATCAGGATACGCAAAGACCGGTGATGCAGCTCTTGGCGAAGTTCTCATTGAACTCCTCATTAGTCGCACAAGTTGCCACCAGCGCGACACTTCACAGCTGGCCTCAAGTTTCGCGATCGGAATCGCCGAGCACTTGTCATCGCATCACTTCGCGATTCTTACGTGCAATTTCGCATTAAAGCAACTAGCCTACAGCGACATCCATTCGATCGATTCACTCGCCAAAAAAATCGAAGAGACGGTCGGGCCATTCTTTCAAGACTTGCGGGACGGCGCTCCCCTCGACTTGGATTACCTGGCCGGCCTCGGCTGCACGATCGCCACGGCCGGATCCCTCTCTCCCGCAAAATATGCTGGCATGAACTACCCCGGTCTATTCACACGAGGGTTTTCGGATAAGGAACTCATGCATGCCGAGCGCCTCATCGGCACACAGCTAGTACACCCTTTCGGGCCGGAGCCCGACCGCTACAAAATCAACGCCATCACAACGAAAGAACTTCTAAAACTTATCGATACCCTATTCCTTCACGACATTACCGACTTAGCTCTATCGGCCCTCAGGAATACCGTGCTGCTTGAGCACGAGATCGAGCGTATGCTCACCAATAGCAGGCCAAACTTGACGCCGATCTTCAGGCGTCTCGGCGAACTGGAAATGAACGGGCATATTAATACGGCGATCGGGACTGCGATCGCGCACGCTAACATGTGTCGGATCATTCCCGAATTCGATGTTTCGCTCGCCGCCCTCATTCCAAAAGGATCAGTGACCTGA
- a CDS encoding restriction endonuclease produces MLRRPEFPYHAVTGWKLGLIILGSLGLPIVNNLASGLSIATSDPGNGFMRIQDISVSVSCGLALAIPVELIAQAWHRRQVKQYEKTIMDLKEDKRKMQLRIQELREEVKNSWLAGLEMSRAVRKMQFSLPIGHVDKISPLDFEKMIKKLMERDGLKAEVIGGRGDQAVDVLAVNLAGKRIAVQCKHTVTGRKVSSTVLYQLNGTAGDVYNASESVVVTNGHFTKDAAAWGARHGIQLIDRDALAGWSERADHLYQVVALEIPV; encoded by the coding sequence ATGCTGCGACGACCGGAATTTCCGTATCACGCGGTGACTGGGTGGAAACTAGGTCTCATTATTCTTGGTTCTCTTGGGCTGCCGATTGTTAATAACCTCGCCAGCGGACTGTCGATAGCAACATCCGATCCGGGAAATGGATTCATGAGGATCCAGGATATTTCCGTATCTGTGTCCTGCGGTCTCGCGCTAGCCATCCCGGTGGAACTAATAGCTCAAGCCTGGCATAGGCGCCAGGTGAAGCAATATGAAAAAACAATCATGGATCTAAAAGAGGACAAACGCAAGATGCAGTTGCGCATTCAAGAGTTGAGGGAGGAAGTGAAGAATTCTTGGCTAGCCGGACTTGAAATGAGTCGCGCTGTAAGGAAAATGCAGTTTAGTCTGCCGATCGGACATGTGGATAAAATTTCGCCATTGGACTTCGAAAAGATGATTAAGAAGCTGATGGAGCGCGATGGTTTGAAAGCCGAGGTTATTGGCGGCAGGGGAGACCAGGCAGTCGATGTCCTAGCTGTCAACTTGGCTGGGAAGAGGATCGCCGTGCAATGCAAGCACACGGTAACCGGCCGGAAGGTCAGCTCAACGGTGCTGTATCAGCTCAACGGCACGGCGGGAGATGTTTACAACGCCAGCGAATCCGTAGTCGTAACAAACGGCCATTTTACGAAGGATGCTGCGGCGTGGGGGGCTAGGCATGGCATTCAATTGATTGACCGTGACGCCCTTGCCGGATGGTCAGAAAGGGCAGATCACCTTTACCAAGTGGTGGCGCTTGAGATTCCAGTGTGA
- a CDS encoding class I SAM-dependent methyltransferase, protein MSNLELAPSVMRFYGETVNEDDRLRNSADGRMELARTQELLRRFLPPAPARVLDVGGGTGIHAEWLVKDGYEVTLVDPVPRHVESASAVCSAIVGDARDLSEPDDSFDVVQLLGPLYHLPDPEDRRRALAEAHRVVKPGGLIAAAAINRYASLFEHVTYAHLHTKRIHDSVSKILETAVYDGVRGFTLSYFHRAEELVAELAASGLTDVQVFGIEGPAWSLVKAAEQQPGEGPTDDLIASAMAAARMAEPYPELLAASSHLLAVGRVPA, encoded by the coding sequence ATGTCGAATCTCGAATTGGCTCCTTCCGTGATGCGGTTCTACGGCGAGACAGTGAACGAGGACGACCGCCTGCGTAACTCGGCAGACGGACGTATGGAGCTGGCCAGAACCCAAGAGCTACTCCGACGCTTCTTGCCCCCCGCGCCGGCGCGGGTGCTCGACGTGGGAGGGGGGACCGGGATTCACGCTGAGTGGCTTGTGAAGGACGGCTACGAAGTCACTCTCGTGGACCCCGTGCCCCGTCATGTTGAGAGTGCGTCGGCCGTGTGCTCAGCGATCGTCGGTGACGCCCGCGATCTGAGTGAGCCGGACGACAGTTTCGATGTTGTGCAGCTTCTTGGGCCGCTGTACCACCTTCCCGACCCCGAAGACAGGCGGAGGGCGCTGGCGGAAGCCCATCGCGTGGTGAAGCCGGGTGGACTGATCGCTGCGGCTGCAATCAACCGCTACGCGTCGCTCTTTGAGCACGTCACGTATGCCCACCTACACACCAAGCGGATTCATGACTCCGTCTCCAAGATCCTTGAGACGGCTGTCTATGACGGTGTGCGGGGGTTCACCCTGTCCTACTTCCACCGCGCCGAAGAGCTGGTGGCTGAGCTAGCCGCATCCGGCCTGACGGATGTCCAGGTCTTCGGCATTGAGGGGCCTGCGTGGTCTCTCGTGAAGGCGGCCGAGCAACAGCCGGGGGAGGGGCCCACGGATGACCTGATCGCCTCTGCCATGGCAGCAGCGCGCATGGCAGAGCCGTACCCGGAACTACTCGCTGCCAGCTCCCACCTTCTCGCTGTAGGTCGCGTACCGGCGTGA
- a CDS encoding GntR family transcriptional regulator, protein MAVLKYEEIAESLRARIAAGEFAPGATIPSGRDLAEQWDVSRATAIKAVDVLRNDGVVVAKQGTGFVVTETPVARAAGSRRAGSARILGGMPFLRIGTPDWSEPSARVAVALGISPGVLALRRIRVLQLPDGTPHSCVEAWFPPEIAEAAPRLADTASIAEGTTRYVRRQTGRLPAEGIDITTVRLATDTEAERLGVPAATPVAVLLHTANDREGHPLVCEEGVTPFSLFEQVDTYSM, encoded by the coding sequence ATGGCAGTTCTGAAGTACGAAGAGATCGCGGAGTCCCTGCGCGCTCGCATCGCGGCAGGCGAGTTCGCCCCGGGCGCCACAATCCCTTCCGGCCGGGACCTAGCCGAGCAGTGGGACGTGTCACGGGCCACCGCCATCAAGGCCGTGGACGTGCTACGCAATGACGGGGTGGTCGTCGCCAAGCAGGGCACCGGTTTCGTCGTCACGGAAACACCCGTGGCACGTGCTGCCGGATCCCGCCGGGCGGGGTCGGCGCGCATCTTGGGCGGGATGCCGTTCTTGCGTATCGGCACGCCCGACTGGTCAGAGCCTTCCGCCCGCGTCGCCGTTGCGCTCGGCATCTCCCCGGGAGTGCTGGCGCTCCGACGCATCCGCGTCCTCCAGCTCCCGGACGGAACCCCGCACAGTTGCGTGGAGGCATGGTTCCCTCCGGAGATCGCGGAGGCGGCACCCCGCCTTGCTGACACCGCCTCCATCGCCGAGGGCACGACACGCTATGTCCGTCGGCAGACCGGCCGCCTTCCGGCCGAGGGGATAGACATCACCACCGTGCGCCTCGCTACGGACACGGAGGCAGAACGTTTGGGAGTGCCTGCGGCTACCCCGGTCGCCGTGCTCCTGCACACAGCAAACGACAGGGAAGGTCACCCTCTGGTCTGCGAGGAAGGGGTCACTCCCTTCTCGCTCTTCGAGCAGGTGGACACCTACTCGATGTAG
- a CDS encoding RRQRL motif-containing zinc-binding protein: MSPTFGRCFDPDGARYGIPTFPWRLAPDGHATRRQLRARGLRPGGQPIAAQLMRSNRRRGGVQVAYLYRIDRAKPVRPMTSRKWGALALAMLARRTCPNCQRDAGYAIPTSLGMCVACAYPEEQCAA, translated from the coding sequence GTGTCGCCCACCTTCGGCCGGTGCTTTGACCCGGACGGCGCCCGCTACGGGATACCCACTTTCCCGTGGCGCCTCGCCCCGGACGGCCACGCGACCCGCAGGCAGTTACGGGCCCGTGGGCTGCGGCCGGGTGGGCAGCCGATCGCCGCTCAGCTCATGCGCAGCAACCGGCGCCGCGGCGGCGTTCAGGTCGCCTACCTCTACCGCATCGACCGGGCCAAGCCCGTGCGGCCGATGACGTCCCGCAAGTGGGGCGCTCTCGCTCTGGCGATGCTCGCCCGCCGCACCTGTCCCAACTGCCAGAGGGACGCCGGATACGCCATCCCGACCTCGCTCGGCATGTGCGTGGCCTGCGCCTACCCCGAAGAACAGTGCGCCGCCTGA